In Rickettsiella endosymbiont of Aleochara curtula, one genomic interval encodes:
- the mnmA gene encoding tRNA 2-thiouridine(34) synthase MnmA: MKKQRVMVGLSGGVDSSVTALLLKEQGYQVEGLFMKNWEEDDTEDYCSATADIADAQAICDKLAIPLHTINFAAEYWDRVFTHFLAEYQLGRTPNPDILCNREIKFKTFLDYALQCGADFIATGHYAGKSYVDNTYQLRKCADQNKDQTYFLYTLGQEALAKTLFPLAKLTKPEVREIAKSAGFINATKKDSTGICFIGERKFKQFLQTYLPAQPGNIETLSGETLGQHDGLMFYTIGQRQGLRIGGRREKSASPWYVADKQLARNTLIVVQGHNHPKLFAPALVCTQLHWINDCPPTKPLTCTAKTRFRQQETTCLIKPASDDKYHVEFEAPQRAITPGQSVVFYQLQTCLGGGIIDATL; the protein is encoded by the coding sequence ATGAAAAAACAACGTGTTATGGTCGGCCTATCGGGGGGTGTAGATTCCTCAGTAACTGCTTTATTACTTAAAGAGCAAGGTTATCAAGTCGAAGGGCTGTTTATGAAAAATTGGGAAGAAGACGATACTGAAGATTATTGCTCAGCCACTGCCGATATTGCCGATGCCCAGGCTATCTGTGATAAATTAGCGATTCCACTGCATACGATTAATTTTGCGGCGGAATATTGGGATCGTGTATTCACGCATTTTTTAGCAGAATATCAATTAGGCCGTACACCCAACCCGGATATCCTCTGTAATAGGGAAATTAAATTTAAAACTTTTCTTGATTATGCTCTGCAATGCGGCGCGGATTTTATTGCAACCGGTCATTATGCAGGAAAATCCTACGTAGATAATACCTATCAATTACGCAAATGTGCCGATCAAAATAAAGACCAAACCTATTTTTTATATACTTTAGGCCAAGAAGCTTTGGCCAAAACCTTATTTCCATTAGCCAAGCTAACCAAACCAGAAGTGAGAGAAATTGCTAAATCAGCAGGTTTTATTAATGCGACTAAAAAAGATAGTACCGGCATCTGCTTTATCGGCGAGCGCAAATTTAAGCAGTTTTTACAAACCTACTTACCTGCACAACCTGGCAATATAGAAACACTATCAGGGGAGACACTCGGACAACATGATGGCCTAATGTTTTACACCATAGGTCAACGACAAGGATTGCGTATCGGTGGTCGAAGAGAAAAATCTGCTTCGCCTTGGTATGTTGCTGATAAACAGCTCGCGCGTAATACATTAATAGTGGTACAAGGACACAACCATCCTAAGCTTTTTGCTCCTGCTCTGGTTTGCACGCAGCTGCATTGGATCAATGATTGCCCTCCCACAAAGCCACTAACTTGCACAGCGAAAACGCGTTTTCGACAACAGGAGACCACTTGCCTAATCAAACCTGCTAGCGATGATAAATACCACGTGGAATTTGAAGCCCCACAGCGCGCGATCACCCCAGGTCAATCGGTAGTTTTTTATCAGCTACAAACCTGTCTAGGAGGCGGAATTATCGATGCCACACTCTAA
- the murD gene encoding UDP-N-acetylmuramoyl-L-alanine--D-glutamate ligase has product MPHSNSTHKRLIIGLGETGLSCARYFNRLKLPFTLLDSRLDPPKLAEFQKEFPHAAYRLGPFDPNHFQDCNELIVSPGVDLQEKNISTAIKQYKLKPLGDIELFGQHAQAPIIAITGSNAKGTVTSLVGDMIAQAELKVAVGGNIGKPALDLLEGPIPDFYVLEISSFQLETTYHLRPKLASILNISPDHLDRHQTFAAYIQAKQRIYQECEIALWNQEDLNTYPNHKVKKTISFGLESPKPNSKEFGLKLVDQKTYLAKGNQILLPVEKMPIKGRHNWANALAALTIGQAIGLPIPPMLATLCQFKGLPHRCQWVKEHAGVTWYNDSKATNVGATVAALNGLGPAISGKIILIAGGLAKGADFALLNDPVKRYVKKMILIGRDAPLLKNTLAKSTAIDMSDDLEQAVHLAHQTATRGDIVLLSPACASMDMFKNYEERGDIFCDLARGIH; this is encoded by the coding sequence ATGCCACACTCTAATTCTACGCATAAACGCTTGATCATAGGCCTAGGTGAAACTGGACTTTCCTGTGCTCGTTATTTTAATCGATTAAAATTACCCTTTACTCTCTTAGACAGTCGCTTAGATCCCCCAAAATTAGCTGAATTTCAAAAAGAATTTCCGCACGCAGCCTACCGTCTAGGGCCTTTTGACCCGAACCATTTTCAAGATTGTAACGAATTAATTGTCAGTCCTGGCGTTGATCTACAGGAAAAAAACATCAGCACGGCGATCAAGCAATATAAACTTAAACCTCTGGGCGATATCGAATTATTTGGCCAACATGCTCAGGCACCCATCATTGCAATCACTGGCAGCAATGCCAAAGGTACAGTTACCAGCTTAGTCGGCGATATGATAGCTCAAGCAGAGCTTAAGGTTGCGGTGGGAGGCAATATCGGTAAACCGGCATTGGATTTACTTGAAGGGCCGATACCGGATTTTTATGTATTAGAAATTTCAAGTTTTCAGCTAGAAACAACTTACCATTTACGTCCTAAATTAGCGAGCATACTTAACATTAGTCCAGATCATTTAGATCGGCATCAAACATTTGCCGCTTATATACAAGCTAAGCAACGGATTTACCAGGAATGTGAAATTGCTTTATGGAATCAAGAAGATTTAAATACCTATCCCAACCATAAAGTAAAAAAAACCATCAGTTTCGGTTTAGAATCACCGAAACCCAATTCAAAAGAATTTGGCTTGAAGCTTGTTGATCAAAAAACCTATCTTGCAAAAGGCAATCAAATTTTACTGCCTGTTGAAAAAATGCCTATCAAAGGTCGACACAATTGGGCCAATGCCTTAGCTGCTTTAACCATAGGCCAAGCGATTGGGCTACCCATACCGCCAATGCTAGCTACACTTTGTCAATTTAAAGGTTTGCCACATCGCTGCCAGTGGGTTAAAGAACATGCGGGTGTGACTTGGTATAATGATTCTAAAGCAACTAATGTTGGAGCAACCGTTGCTGCGTTAAATGGATTAGGGCCAGCTATTTCGGGTAAAATCATTTTAATTGCTGGTGGCTTAGCCAAAGGCGCGGATTTTGCATTACTGAACGATCCAGTAAAACGTTATGTTAAAAAAATGATTTTAATTGGCCGCGACGCCCCTTTATTAAAAAATACTTTAGCAAAAAGTACGGCCATTGATATGTCTGATGATTTAGAGCAAGCGGTACATTTAGCACATCAAACCGCAACCCGCGGTGATATTGTACTTTTATCCCCAGCGTGTGCCAGTATGGATATGTTTAAAAATTATGAAGAGCGTGGTGATATTTTTTGCGATTTAGCTCGAGGAATCCATTGA
- the ftsW gene encoding putative lipid II flippase FtsW, whose protein sequence is MLKPDVSSIVLYDRWLLIVIATLLAFGLLMVASTSIVISEHQYGQPFHFFFHQLFYLVLGIAAGIIVVQIKTSYWQQVSLALLVLSIGLLFLVLLPGIGRQVNGSMRWLGFGPFGLQVSEFVKLTMIVYLAGYLLRQEKQVQNQIRGFLKPLMVLAVITFLLLREPDFGAATVILVTSLGMLFLAGVRIWQFIILLTGVAIVLGTLAISSPYRLARLTTFLNPWANQFDSGYQLTQSLIAFGRGGWVGVGLGESIQKLFYLPEAHTDFLFAVLTEELGLIGGLFMILLFSLLVWRALYIGYRCFNIGQRFSAYLAYGIGLNIALQVMINIGVNTGVLPTKGLTLPLMSYGGSSLLMTCIMLALLLRIDYEYRLVQFGFKVDQ, encoded by the coding sequence ATGCTTAAACCGGATGTTTCATCCATCGTTTTGTATGATCGTTGGTTACTTATCGTCATTGCCACTTTACTTGCCTTTGGCCTATTGATGGTCGCTTCAACCTCGATCGTAATTTCTGAACATCAATATGGTCAGCCTTTCCATTTTTTTTTCCATCAGCTTTTTTATTTAGTCTTAGGCATCGCTGCCGGAATCATTGTAGTACAAATTAAAACCTCTTACTGGCAACAGGTCAGTCTTGCATTGTTAGTACTGAGTATCGGTTTACTTTTTTTAGTTCTATTGCCAGGTATTGGCAGGCAAGTTAACGGAAGTATGCGCTGGCTAGGTTTCGGCCCGTTTGGATTACAAGTTTCTGAATTCGTCAAATTAACGATGATTGTTTATCTGGCAGGTTATCTACTACGCCAAGAAAAACAGGTGCAAAATCAAATCCGTGGCTTCCTTAAGCCGTTAATGGTTCTAGCTGTCATTACTTTTTTACTGTTACGCGAACCCGATTTTGGAGCGGCTACAGTAATATTAGTCACGAGTCTAGGAATGTTATTTTTAGCCGGTGTGCGAATTTGGCAATTTATTATTCTGTTAACGGGTGTAGCGATTGTTCTGGGTACCTTAGCGATTAGCTCACCTTATCGCTTAGCACGTCTAACGACTTTTCTTAACCCTTGGGCTAACCAATTTGACTCAGGTTATCAATTAACTCAATCGTTAATTGCATTTGGACGCGGAGGTTGGGTTGGCGTCGGGCTGGGTGAAAGTATACAAAAGTTATTTTATCTTCCTGAAGCACACACAGACTTTTTGTTTGCTGTCCTTACCGAAGAACTAGGCTTGATCGGTGGGTTATTTATGATCCTATTATTTTCACTATTGGTCTGGCGAGCATTATATATAGGCTACCGTTGTTTTAATATTGGCCAACGTTTCTCGGCCTATCTTGCCTATGGCATTGGCTTAAACATCGCTTTACAAGTCATGATTAACATTGGGGTCAATACTGGTGTCTTACCAACCAAAGGATTAACGCTGCCGCTCATGAGCTATGGAGGCAGCAGTTTACTCATGACCTGCATCATGCTGGCGTTATTGTTACGTATCGATTATGAATATCGCTTGGTACAATTTGGTTTCAAAGTCGATCAATAG
- the murC gene encoding UDP-N-acetylmuramate--L-alanine ligase: MKIPFVDHQMGRIRHLHFVGIGGAGMGGIAEILLNEGYVISGSDLQENAMTRHLRKLGTEIQLGHHEKHIRDADVIVYSSAVPPDNVEIVAAHNALIPVVPRALMLAELMRFRYSIAVAGTHGKTTTTSLVASLLGEGGLDPTFVIGGKLNSTSTHARLGAGRYLVAEADESDASFLYLKPMIAIVTNIDMDHMGTYDGDFQQLKKSFLEFLWHLPFYGLAIMCCDDPFVRSILPDIMRPIVTYGFSEDADIRITSFQQKGVKNYFTVSRPKKKPLDITLNLPGEHNALNSLAAIAVASELGIKDDVIGGALSHFSGVDRRFQILGKLKCKQGHALLIDDYGHHPREIAATLKAIRSAWPDRRLVMTYQPHRYTRTRDLFSDFVEILSGVDRLLLLNVYSAGETPIPGADSAALLKSIRLNTQASPIHIENKEKLTETLHEVLQDGDVLLLQGAGDIGGIAQNLALSIDSK, encoded by the coding sequence ATGAAAATCCCTTTTGTTGACCATCAAATGGGACGCATTCGACACCTGCATTTCGTCGGAATAGGCGGTGCAGGCATGGGTGGTATTGCTGAAATTTTATTAAATGAAGGCTATGTTATTTCTGGCTCTGATCTTCAAGAAAATGCCATGACGCGACATTTGCGAAAATTAGGCACAGAGATTCAGCTTGGCCATCATGAAAAACACATACGTGATGCCGATGTGATTGTCTATTCTAGTGCAGTACCCCCCGACAATGTAGAAATCGTGGCCGCACACAATGCCCTTATACCCGTCGTTCCAAGGGCCTTAATGCTCGCTGAATTAATGCGTTTTCGCTATAGTATTGCCGTCGCAGGAACGCACGGAAAAACTACTACAACCAGTTTAGTCGCCAGTTTATTAGGTGAGGGGGGACTAGATCCAACGTTTGTAATCGGCGGTAAATTGAATAGTACTAGTACGCATGCACGTTTGGGCGCCGGCCGCTATTTGGTTGCAGAAGCCGATGAAAGTGATGCTTCCTTCCTGTATTTAAAACCCATGATTGCTATTGTCACTAATATTGATATGGATCATATGGGAACTTACGATGGTGATTTTCAGCAACTTAAAAAAAGCTTTTTGGAATTTTTATGGCATTTACCCTTTTATGGTTTAGCCATTATGTGCTGTGATGATCCGTTTGTTCGATCAATCTTACCTGATATTATGCGCCCTATTGTCACCTATGGATTTAGTGAGGATGCGGATATTCGCATCACCTCTTTTCAGCAAAAAGGTGTTAAAAATTACTTTACCGTTAGTCGGCCGAAGAAAAAACCATTAGATATAACTTTAAATCTTCCCGGTGAACATAATGCATTAAATTCACTCGCCGCTATTGCAGTTGCCTCAGAACTTGGGATTAAAGATGATGTGATAGGTGGTGCTTTATCGCATTTCAGTGGTGTGGATCGACGTTTTCAAATATTAGGAAAACTAAAATGTAAACAAGGACATGCTTTATTGATCGACGATTACGGACATCATCCGCGTGAAATTGCTGCGACTTTAAAAGCCATTCGTAGCGCCTGGCCAGATCGACGTTTAGTCATGACTTACCAACCTCATCGTTACACACGAACACGTGATCTCTTTTCAGATTTTGTAGAAATTTTGTCTGGGGTCGATCGTTTGCTACTATTAAATGTTTACTCGGCCGGAGAAACACCGATACCTGGCGCGGATAGTGCTGCTTTATTAAAATCGATACGTTTAAATACTCAAGCTAGTCCTATCCATATCGAAAATAAAGAAAAGCTTACTGAAACCTTACATGAGGTTTTACAAGACGGTGATGTATTGTTATTACAAGGTGCTGGAGATATTGGCGGCATTGCTCAGAATCTAGCACTCTCAATTGACAGTAAATGA
- the murB gene encoding UDP-N-acetylmuramate dehydrogenase, whose amino-acid sequence MHNLRGQLIENATLAEYSSWQVGGKADRLYKPADSDDLINFIKQIPQHEPLIFLGLGSNTLIRDGGIKGAVVITQGTLNKLKSIDAVTLYAEAGVASPAFARFSARKNLIGAEFLAGIPGTIGGALVMNAGCDGNETWNIVKSVLTVNRRGEKKIRYPSEYKIAYRSVSTFADEYYLAAEFQLKSGNKETALSKIRDLLKYRADTQPTNEPNCGSVFRNPSGDHAARLIEACGLKGLTIGGAMVSNKHANFIINNGHASATDIEALIEKISECVFHKFNIRLVPEVRTIGEA is encoded by the coding sequence ATGCATAATTTGCGCGGTCAACTCATAGAAAATGCAACATTAGCTGAATATTCTTCATGGCAGGTCGGCGGCAAGGCAGATCGTCTCTATAAACCAGCTGATAGCGATGATTTGATTAATTTTATTAAACAGATCCCTCAGCATGAACCCTTGATTTTTTTGGGTTTAGGAAGCAATACATTGATACGAGATGGCGGCATCAAAGGTGCTGTCGTGATCACACAAGGCACGCTCAACAAATTAAAAAGTATTGACGCGGTGACACTTTATGCAGAAGCAGGTGTTGCTTCGCCAGCCTTTGCTCGATTTTCGGCTAGAAAGAATTTAATCGGTGCCGAATTTTTAGCGGGGATTCCCGGTACCATTGGCGGCGCTTTAGTCATGAATGCCGGCTGTGATGGTAATGAAACCTGGAATATAGTTAAGTCAGTCCTTACCGTCAATCGGCGCGGCGAAAAAAAAATTCGTTATCCTAGTGAATATAAAATTGCTTACCGAAGTGTCAGTACATTTGCCGACGAATATTATTTGGCCGCAGAGTTTCAATTAAAATCGGGCAACAAAGAAACAGCCTTAAGCAAAATTCGTGATTTACTTAAATATCGTGCCGATACTCAACCTACTAATGAACCCAATTGCGGCTCCGTGTTTCGCAATCCTTCTGGTGATCATGCCGCACGCTTAATCGAAGCGTGTGGACTTAAAGGTTTAACCATAGGGGGTGCAATGGTATCTAACAAACATGCTAATTTTATTATTAATAACGGCCATGCCAGCGCCACTGACATTGAAGCCTTAATTGAAAAAATTTCTGAGTGTGTATTCCACAAATTTAATATACGTTTAGTACCTGAAGTACGTACTATCGGCGAAGCTTAA
- a CDS encoding APC family permease, which yields MLKRDISTTNILIAAAGGMIGSAWLFTPFIGAQMAGPNALISWIIAAFFMLFIALPLCELGTMLPISGGLSNYPTYTHGREVGFLFSWITWLAYVVMTPIEIQAILQYSSHFFPVLLTKEATYFKLSHTGYLAAVVIMFFIVVLNSYGIKFLAECNKYASIVKFLLPSIAIVTLIHVSPTLQNITLDLTNKTSWINIFSALSAGGIAFAFTGFQNGLMLAGEVKNPQKSIPIAILGAVLVGFILYFMLQLSFLMAVPKTYLQQGWQHLSFPGDSGPLVGLTLLLGLGVIAVLLLFDAAFSPLGTTLVYTAATSRILYGMALNKHLPPFFLKLNRYQIPYVTLYANFLVGICAFLPFPGWQKMVAFLSSASILSYGIGPICLLALRKMQPEQHRPFRLSGSLIVCHIAFYVANLMLYWCGFSVIWKLYAAILVGFIIYLCYQKRRFWENNFSLYWFFSYLSILLLLSYLGPFDGIARLKFPFGMLVIFPFSVLMLYLSQYCLVRDQAEEESFALMNKQLQDL from the coding sequence TTGCTAAAGCGTGATATTTCTACGACTAATATATTAATAGCTGCAGCCGGAGGCATGATAGGCTCTGCGTGGCTATTTACGCCTTTTATAGGTGCGCAGATGGCTGGACCGAATGCGCTCATCAGCTGGATCATCGCAGCATTTTTTATGTTATTCATAGCCCTACCGTTATGCGAATTGGGGACTATGCTGCCGATTTCTGGTGGTTTATCGAATTATCCAACCTATACGCACGGTAGAGAAGTGGGATTTTTATTTTCTTGGATTACCTGGCTGGCCTATGTGGTGATGACACCGATAGAAATCCAGGCTATTTTGCAATATAGCAGTCATTTTTTCCCTGTTTTGTTAACTAAGGAAGCCACTTATTTTAAATTATCACACACAGGTTATCTGGCCGCAGTAGTGATCATGTTTTTTATCGTGGTTTTGAATAGTTATGGCATTAAATTCTTAGCGGAATGTAACAAATACGCTAGCATAGTGAAATTTCTTTTGCCATCGATTGCCATTGTTACGCTCATACATGTCTCACCGACCCTACAAAACATCACACTTGATTTAACTAATAAAACCAGTTGGATAAACATATTTTCAGCTTTATCCGCAGGAGGTATAGCATTTGCGTTTACCGGATTTCAAAATGGTTTGATGTTAGCAGGTGAAGTAAAAAATCCACAAAAAAGTATTCCTATTGCCATTTTAGGTGCGGTATTGGTGGGTTTCATTTTATATTTTATGTTGCAACTTAGTTTTTTAATGGCGGTACCCAAAACTTATCTACAACAAGGTTGGCAGCATCTTAGTTTTCCTGGTGATAGTGGTCCATTAGTCGGTTTAACTTTGTTGTTAGGTCTTGGCGTCATAGCCGTATTATTGCTATTTGATGCTGCATTTTCTCCTTTAGGCACGACATTAGTTTATACCGCCGCCACCTCGCGAATTCTCTATGGCATGGCATTAAATAAACATTTACCACCATTTTTTTTAAAACTTAATCGTTATCAAATTCCGTACGTCACATTGTATGCGAATTTTTTAGTAGGTATATGTGCTTTTTTGCCGTTTCCAGGCTGGCAAAAAATGGTGGCATTTCTATCTTCAGCCAGTATACTTTCCTATGGAATAGGACCTATTTGTTTATTAGCATTACGCAAAATGCAACCTGAACAACATCGCCCATTCAGATTGTCTGGGAGTTTAATTGTCTGTCATATTGCATTTTATGTGGCTAATCTAATGCTTTATTGGTGTGGTTTTTCAGTAATATGGAAGCTTTATGCAGCCATTTTAGTCGGTTTTATTATCTATCTTTGTTATCAAAAACGTCGATTTTGGGAAAATAATTTTAGTTTATATTGGTTTTTTTCTTATCTATCGATTTTATTATTACTTTCTTATTTGGGTCCTTTTGACGGCATAGCACGACTAAAATTCCCCTTTGGTATGTTAGTAATATTTCCTTTTAGCGTATTGATGCTTTACTTATCACAATATTGCTTAGTCCGAGATCAAGCAGAAGAAGAATCGTTTGCATTGATGAATAAACAACTACAAGATTTATAA
- the rph gene encoding ribonuclease PH — MRATQRANDELRVINMTRSYTQYAEGSVLIAFGNTKVLCTASVVPGVPKFLKGSGQGWITAEYGMLPRATHTRSEREASRGKQTGRSLEIQRLIGRVLRVSVDLKQLGENTIFLDCDVIQADGGTRTAAITGASVALRDALTVMKQKGELTQDPRRFMVAAVSVGIYQGQVLLDLDYAEDSQAETDMNVVMTEQGGILEVQATAEKNAFSKQQLEQMLAVAEKGINQLFEKQREVLAVK; from the coding sequence ATGCGTGCGACACAACGTGCTAATGATGAGCTTCGTGTAATCAACATGACTCGTTCTTATACACAATATGCTGAAGGTTCGGTATTGATAGCATTTGGCAATACCAAAGTTCTTTGCACGGCGAGCGTGGTGCCTGGCGTGCCAAAATTTTTAAAAGGCTCCGGCCAAGGTTGGATTACTGCGGAATATGGTATGTTGCCTCGTGCAACGCATACGCGTTCCGAACGCGAGGCGAGTAGAGGTAAACAAACCGGTCGAAGTTTAGAAATTCAACGCTTAATCGGACGGGTTTTACGTGTGAGCGTGGATCTGAAACAGTTGGGCGAAAATACTATTTTTTTAGATTGTGATGTGATTCAAGCCGATGGTGGAACACGTACTGCAGCTATTACCGGTGCAAGTGTTGCATTGAGGGATGCCTTAACCGTAATGAAGCAAAAAGGTGAATTGACGCAAGATCCCCGGCGTTTTATGGTTGCTGCGGTGTCAGTTGGCATTTATCAAGGGCAAGTGCTCTTGGACTTAGATTATGCAGAGGATTCTCAAGCTGAAACGGATATGAACGTGGTGATGACAGAGCAGGGTGGCATATTGGAAGTGCAAGCCACTGCAGAAAAAAATGCTTTTTCTAAACAGCAACTGGAACAAATGTTAGCAGTAGCAGAGAAAGGAATAAATCAGTTGTTCGAAAAACAAAGAGAAGTTTTAGCGGTTAAGTAA
- a CDS encoding YicC/YloC family endoribonuclease has product MTNSMTAFARKEKQAEWGQAAWEVRSVNHRYLEIVLSLPDTFSHLEPLIRKQMQARLQRGRVEAKLRYKSYINKAIPIEVDEELTLSLIGAYKKIGHLAQTNTPLNPGELLRWPQLLKFPELSIEMMQPELMILFSETLEDFCRVRSIEGKAIFELLNLRLVKLANLLQHVQVQLPHILSLQREKLLGRLHEIKTSLDPNRLEQEMLLFAQKTDVAEELDRLQIHLHEFKNLLEKNQAQGKQLDFLLQELNREANTLASKSLNAELTLSAVNIKVLIEEMREQVQNIE; this is encoded by the coding sequence ATGACCAATAGCATGACGGCTTTTGCCAGAAAAGAAAAACAAGCCGAATGGGGTCAAGCCGCATGGGAAGTTCGTAGTGTCAACCATCGATACTTAGAAATCGTTCTTTCTCTGCCCGATACCTTCAGTCATTTAGAACCTTTGATTCGGAAACAAATGCAAGCACGCTTACAACGCGGCAGAGTAGAAGCCAAGTTACGTTATAAATCTTATATCAATAAAGCTATACCGATTGAGGTCGATGAAGAATTAACGCTATCGCTTATCGGTGCTTATAAGAAAATAGGGCATCTTGCCCAGACCAATACACCCTTAAACCCAGGAGAGTTATTGCGTTGGCCACAATTACTCAAGTTTCCTGAGTTAAGTATTGAAATGATGCAACCTGAATTAATGATTTTATTTTCTGAGACTTTAGAAGACTTTTGTCGGGTACGTAGTATCGAAGGTAAAGCTATATTTGAATTATTAAATCTACGTTTAGTAAAACTTGCCAATCTGCTGCAGCATGTTCAAGTTCAATTACCACATATTTTAAGCCTACAACGTGAAAAGCTTCTAGGTCGATTACATGAAATTAAAACTAGTTTAGACCCTAACCGTTTAGAGCAAGAAATGTTATTATTTGCTCAGAAGACGGATGTAGCAGAAGAACTGGATCGTTTACAGATCCACCTGCATGAATTCAAGAACTTATTGGAAAAGAACCAAGCTCAGGGTAAGCAACTTGATTTTTTACTACAAGAATTGAATCGTGAAGCCAACACCTTAGCTTCTAAATCACTGAATGCAGAATTGACCTTATCCGCCGTTAACATCAAGGTTTTGATAGAGGAAATGCGCGAACAAGTGCAGAATATTGAATAA
- the gmk gene encoding guanylate kinase, whose translation MNIPGTLYIISAPSGGGKTSLVNALLESVSNLEVSISYTTRPPRPGEKEGVDYHFTDQVEFKELIQKKSLLEHAIVFGHYYGTSLDWVTKKIEAGIDIILEIDWQGAQQIREKMPESIGIFIIPPSWEVLEKRLHLRAQDKKDVIKKRMADAKAELTHYDEYDYLIVNENFSNALADLNAILRVRRLRCSIQKKELAPLLQTLLS comes from the coding sequence ATGAATATACCAGGCACACTTTACATCATATCAGCACCTTCCGGCGGTGGTAAAACCAGTCTCGTTAATGCATTGTTAGAATCCGTATCTAACTTAGAAGTTTCCATTTCCTATACAACACGCCCACCGCGACCCGGTGAAAAAGAAGGTGTAGATTATCACTTTACTGATCAAGTAGAATTTAAAGAGCTTATTCAAAAAAAATCTTTGCTAGAACACGCTATCGTTTTCGGCCATTATTATGGTACTTCACTCGATTGGGTGACAAAAAAAATTGAAGCCGGCATCGATATCATACTTGAAATTGACTGGCAAGGTGCACAGCAAATTAGAGAAAAAATGCCTGAATCAATAGGGATTTTTATTATTCCTCCTTCTTGGGAGGTATTAGAAAAAAGACTACATCTCAGAGCACAAGATAAAAAAGATGTCATAAAGAAACGCATGGCCGATGCAAAAGCTGAATTAACCCATTATGATGAATATGATTATTTAATCGTAAACGAAAACTTCTCTAATGCGCTCGCCGATTTGAACGCTATCTTAAGAGTAAGACGTTTACGTTGCAGCATACAAAAAAAAGAACTTGCACCTCTTTTGCAAACCTTATTAAGTTAA
- a CDS encoding phospholipase D family protein has protein sequence MLKKLLYVFFIFSACPISVSLAISKSNSCPTIQVCFTPGQNCTAEITDVIDAAKKSIFVQAYSFTSAPIAAHLVAAKKRGVNVNVILDKSQKTQRYSASRFLVNQHIPCWIDYKPAIAHNKIMIIDEKEVITGSFNFTKAAQNKNAENLLIIRDAQLANIYMKNWQRRRAVSSYLNPETRPHQNRFF, from the coding sequence ATGTTAAAAAAATTATTATATGTGTTTTTCATATTCAGCGCTTGTCCTATCTCCGTCAGTTTGGCGATTAGTAAATCCAATAGTTGCCCGACAATACAAGTTTGTTTTACGCCAGGTCAAAATTGTACCGCTGAAATAACCGATGTCATCGATGCCGCTAAAAAATCGATTTTTGTCCAAGCATATAGCTTTACGTCTGCGCCCATCGCCGCTCATTTAGTTGCAGCAAAAAAACGTGGCGTAAACGTCAATGTCATCCTGGATAAAAGTCAAAAAACACAAAGATATAGTGCTTCGCGTTTTTTAGTCAACCAACATATTCCCTGTTGGATAGATTATAAACCCGCTATTGCGCACAATAAAATCATGATAATTGATGAAAAAGAAGTGATTACCGGCTCATTTAACTTCACTAAGGCAGCACAAAACAAAAATGCAGAAAATTTATTAATTATTCGCGATGCGCAATTAGCCAATATCTATATGAAAAATTGGCAACGACGCCGAGCTGTCTCAAGCTATCTTAATCCAGAAACTAGGCCTCACCAGAATAGATTTTTTTAA